CCAACGCTTCTTGTTCATTTTTGGCAAAGGCTATGACATCCTGATCATTTTGCGCCGATTTAACTATTTTTTGTTTTTCCATGATTGCCTTGATGGCACTGATATAGTCTCTTGCTTCTGCCGCCTTTTCAAAGTCAAGGCGCTCTGAAGCTTCGAGCATTTGCTCTTGTAGTTCATTCATCACCGGCAGGTAGTCCCCTTCAAGAAATTGAATGACACGTTCAATCTGCTTACCATAATCCGGCGCACTAATATACCCCATGCACGGAGCGTCACATTGCTTGATATGGTAATTCAGACATGGACGCTCTTTTCCAATATCACGTGGCAACACACGATGACAGGTCCTTATCTTATACATCTTACGTACAAGGTCAATAATCTCCTTAGCTGCATAAGCATTGACATAGGGTCCATAGTACTTTGCCTTGTCTTTTTTCATTTCTCGTGTATAGATAATACGCGGAAAAGCTTCATCTACCGTCACTTTGATATACGGATATGTCTTATCATCTTTGAGCATTGTGTTATATTTGGGCCAATATTTTTTAATAAGATTACACTCAAGGATAAGTGCTTCTAGTTCAGAATCTGTCACAATATATTCAAACGAATGAATTAGTGAAACCATTCTTTTGATTTTATTTGAATGATTCGCTGACTGATGAAAATATTGACGCACACGATTTTTCAAAATCTTTGCTTTGCCGACATAGATGATATGATCATTTTTATCTTTCATTAAGTACACACCGGGTTTATCCGGCAAGTTCTTTAGCGCTTCTTTTAAATCAAACATGTATCCACCTTCACTTATTTTGCTATACTTCCATTTTTATCGTTGGCATCGTCCCTACAAATTCAAATTCGATATCTGTAAACTGATTTACATCTTTTTTTATTTTACAATGACATGTCGTTGAAGGGCTAACTTCAAATTCATAATCCCCGATGGTCATCCACTGAACATCACACCGCTTAATATCTACTCGCAATGCGTCTATGTCAAAAATCCCAAGGTATGCCCCTTCATTATACTGTAGCGTATTATCATCGGGTCCTTTGCCAAAATATGAAATTGCATCTCCCGAATCATTAAGCCGTAAAAAAAGGTGTGTTGCTTTTAACGGCACTGTCTCTGAAGGCTTTATTTGCATAATAACTTCATTTTTACCATTCATCAAAAAGATGACTTCAAGACCACCTTTATAACCTTTGATTTTATAAGAACATATAACTTCTGTTCCATTATCTACCGCATGCAATGTATACCCTTTAAATTGAAGTGCATGGGATTTTTCTTCTTCACCAATTCGACACTCCATTCTCAAGGGTTTTAGAAAAAGCTCTTTGGACCCTAGGGCAAAGTTAAGGATTTCTCCTGTCTGTCGACTAATATTACAACTAAACCGCTCTCCCTCTAAGAATAACTTTCGATGCTTTGCCTGAACACGCATTGGTAAACCCGAAGGCGCTATCTCCATCATTTTTTGGGATGTTCTTAATCGAAACTGTTCCATAGCAAAAATATAGCCTGCTTTTTCATAATCTGTATCCTGAGCCAACGTTGCAAATACATTCAAATCATATTGACAATTCATGTTAAAATCAATTGCACTCAAATCTAAACGCAGGCGATATTGGCTTTTCGGTTGAATATCTAAAGGTTCTTCTATATTTTTATATACACTGATTCCATCTTCTAAGACTTCATATCCCAACAAGAAACCCTGTGTATCTATATATGCATAGTGACTTTTTATAAGGATCTCCATTTGATCGAGATTGAGCTCAAACTGCAGACGCTGCTGCTCTTTTTTTATCACCCGAGTAATTGGACGGCTTTGATTCAAAGAATTAAAAAGCCAGCCACTATCTTCTATCTGAGGTAGTCCTGATTCTTCGTAGTCCCTTGATTGTCTAAATCCCCGATTCCAAGGCATTATTGAAATATCTGGATACTCTCCAATATCAATACGGTTTTTCGAAGTAATCTCTTTGACCAAATAATAATCCGACTTTGTCATCAGCGGAGACACAATATAACGTTCAATACATGGATGGTTAGAATACAACCCATAGTACTCTTCAATCTGATAAATACTTTGAGGTTTTATCTCAACATAAGGCAAGACATCAATGACTTTGATTCCATAGGTATCGCAAAGATTATAAAATGCTTCTTGCTTCTCCCAGGCACAATAATATATTTTTTGAATGTTTAATTGCTTCATACACATAATGTCATCAAAAGCACTTGAACCGCTTTCATGATAATACACAATCGCTTCTTGACGCTCTACAAATGGCTCTTGACCTGCAAATCCCATATAGGTCATATGACTATCTAATACTTCACCCAGTGCATTATATATTGTGACCTTAACATCATATCGCACCGGAGTCTCTGTCGACCATTCTATAGGGGCACTCACAATCTCATGAATGTTAAAATGATTAATCTCTTGTTGGTCAAGCACCATATTTTCTTCCATAGTTTTAAAGCCCGCATCTTCATATGAAATCTCTATGCGCGCTTTGATTGGTATTTTTTCATTCCAATGATTTTCTATAAACATGCTAAAACTTGTTGTCCACTTTTTATCCTCAGAAACCTCATGGATGTTTTCATGTTGTCTTGTTTTAATGTTTATCCACTTAATGCGAATCTTTTTTTCTTCCATAGGGCACCTCTCATATATCACTATTCTTCTTCCATTATAATCGAAAACCCTCATAATAAAAAGACGTGTTTTTAGAAAACTAAAAACACGTCTAACTTTGCTTAGGACTGACCAAGAGATATACACCCACAAGAATAATTCCTAACGACCAGATTGTACCTCGGTTCATCCAATCCAAAAACTGGTCCGCAAGCATTAAAACTCCAAGCCCAACAATCACAACACCGATGATTTGTTTAGTTTTTTTTTGCGTCGAGTGTTCATATTCGGGTGTATGCTCATCTTCCTGCGTCGCATCATGCCCTTCATATGTTGTTTGATCTTCGATATAATCGTAAGGTCTTTCCGGAATAATAATGGCACATAAGATATACGCTAAAACTCCTGTTCCATAAGCGAAAACAAAAATTGCAAAACCTAATCGAACGATTGTAGGGTCTATATCAAAATATTCTGCAATTCCCGCACACACACCTGCTAGCATTTTATCCTGTCTTGAACGAAATAATTTTTTTGACATTGCCGTCACCTCTTTCTTAAAGTATATATTGATTATAACGAGTGAAGTTTATAGCCAGCTTCCAAAATGATTAAAGGTTCATTAAAATCTTGCTAATTTTCTCTTTTTCATCTACAATGTCTGTATTAGATATCATTTGGAGGCTTTTATGAAAAAAAATATATTATTGTCACTACTACTAGGTTCCACACTATTACTTGGTGCTTGCGAAGTTTCACCTATACAGAGCAACAGTTCAAACCCTAACGCTCCCTTAGATGCTTCCACCACAAGCGAAAGCACCGTATCTCCCCCATCGTCATCTGATACTACCACTAATGACGTACCACTTGACACAGAGGCGATTACTGAGGCACCTGATGCATTCAACATTTTCGATGAAATCGATTGGACCAATCGAACCATCCTAGAAGTCTCATCAGATAATACAACCGGTTATCACGATGCACTTGACCCTATTAATGTTGATCAACTAGGCTTAACCCCTGAGATGATTTTGGAAAACGAAGACTTACGTCCTCTCGTTCAACATCTAGTCAACAATAAATACAATTATACCTATGGAGCAATCGGGTATGTTCAAGATGCTGATAGCATCTATACGTTAAGTAATAAATTGAATCATCTGCCCGCCGACTATGTTCCTGCCGATCTCGTTGAACCTGATATTGATTTTTATTTTGCTGAGTTTCTCGAGAAAAAGCAATTGCGCTCTGAAGCTGCTATGCATATGGAAGAACTATTTTCCGCCGCTAAAGAAGATGGCTACACTATCCTTGGTGCTTCCGGTTATCGTTCCTATCGCACGCAAAAAGGGATTTATGAACGTAATGTTGCCAACCGTGGACAAGAAGCTACGGATAAAGTCAGCGCCCGGCCAGGCCACAGCGAACATCAAACCGGACTAGCATTAGACGTAACACTTCATGCACTAAATTATCGACTTGT
This sequence is a window from Vallitaleaceae bacterium 9-2. Protein-coding genes within it:
- a CDS encoding DUF4981 domain-containing protein, translated to MEEKKIRIKWINIKTRQHENIHEVSEDKKWTTSFSMFIENHWNEKIPIKARIEISYEDAGFKTMEENMVLDQQEINHFNIHEIVSAPIEWSTETPVRYDVKVTIYNALGEVLDSHMTYMGFAGQEPFVERQEAIVYYHESGSSAFDDIMCMKQLNIQKIYYCAWEKQEAFYNLCDTYGIKVIDVLPYVEIKPQSIYQIEEYYGLYSNHPCIERYIVSPLMTKSDYYLVKEITSKNRIDIGEYPDISIMPWNRGFRQSRDYEESGLPQIEDSGWLFNSLNQSRPITRVIKKEQQRLQFELNLDQMEILIKSHYAYIDTQGFLLGYEVLEDGISVYKNIEEPLDIQPKSQYRLRLDLSAIDFNMNCQYDLNVFATLAQDTDYEKAGYIFAMEQFRLRTSQKMMEIAPSGLPMRVQAKHRKLFLEGERFSCNISRQTGEILNFALGSKELFLKPLRMECRIGEEEKSHALQFKGYTLHAVDNGTEVICSYKIKGYKGGLEVIFLMNGKNEVIMQIKPSETVPLKATHLFLRLNDSGDAISYFGKGPDDNTLQYNEGAYLGIFDIDALRVDIKRCDVQWMTIGDYEFEVSPSTTCHCKIKKDVNQFTDIEFEFVGTMPTIKMEV
- a CDS encoding PspC domain-containing protein, which encodes MSKKLFRSRQDKMLAGVCAGIAEYFDIDPTIVRLGFAIFVFAYGTGVLAYILCAIIIPERPYDYIEDQTTYEGHDATQEDEHTPEYEHSTQKKTKQIIGVVIVGLGVLMLADQFLDWMNRGTIWSLGIILVGVYLLVSPKQS
- a CDS encoding M15 family metallopeptidase, which codes for MKKNILLSLLLGSTLLLGACEVSPIQSNSSNPNAPLDASTTSESTVSPPSSSDTTTNDVPLDTEAITEAPDAFNIFDEIDWTNRTILEVSSDNTTGYHDALDPINVDQLGLTPEMILENEDLRPLVQHLVNNKYNYTYGAIGYVQDADSIYTLSNKLNHLPADYVPADLVEPDIDFYFAEFLEKKQLRSEAAMHMEELFSAAKEDGYTILGASGYRSYRTQKGIYERNVANRGQEATDKVSARPGHSEHQTGLALDVTLHALNYRLVDELGEMNEGIWLKDHAHEFGFIIRYSQEDTAITGYSYEPWHLRYIGKDVATFIYEHDLTVEELYMYIESLIEENTGL